From a single Mycolicibacterium moriokaense genomic region:
- a CDS encoding xylulokinase, translating into MSAKAVTIGIDIGTTAVKAVAADEDGQVAARTRIPHRLRVPAPDRLEHDADEAWRQGPLTALSELRRPDAKAVTVTAMVPSLTAVDDQGRPRTPGLLYGDGRGRSTDGPAASFLSGEAVEFLSWTVGEAPDAHGYWPATAVANHALAGAPIVDNSTASTAYPLFDGNGWSASVCAECGTTPETMPRVETMGTAAGQVRDTEAVLGAGAVDAVCEQLVAGADEDGDVLVMCGTTLIVWVTVGEFREVPGLWTLPHPRSGKFQIGGPSNAGGLFLGWVDRLVADGGEIEPGRVPVWSPYLRGERVPLHDPDRRGVLDGLNLTHDGASVRRAAFEASGFVVRQLIEMSGMRASRVVATGGGTRVAPWMQAIADATGLPVSVSGVAEGAALGAAFLGRVALGLESSVTDAARWATVERVVEPDPAWRAAVDDRYGRFCELTQRDD; encoded by the coding sequence GTGTCAGCCAAAGCGGTGACAATCGGCATCGACATCGGTACGACCGCGGTCAAGGCCGTCGCTGCCGACGAGGACGGCCAGGTGGCGGCCAGGACGAGAATCCCGCACCGGTTACGGGTGCCCGCACCGGATCGGCTCGAGCATGACGCCGACGAGGCCTGGCGGCAGGGCCCGTTGACTGCGCTATCCGAACTGCGCAGGCCCGACGCCAAGGCGGTGACGGTCACCGCGATGGTGCCGTCGCTGACCGCCGTCGACGACCAGGGACGTCCGCGGACACCCGGTCTGCTCTACGGCGACGGCCGAGGTCGGTCGACCGACGGTCCGGCCGCGTCGTTTCTGTCCGGCGAGGCCGTCGAATTCCTGAGCTGGACGGTGGGGGAGGCGCCCGATGCGCACGGCTACTGGCCTGCGACGGCGGTGGCAAACCACGCGTTGGCGGGCGCGCCGATCGTCGACAACTCGACGGCCAGCACCGCGTACCCGTTGTTCGACGGCAACGGCTGGAGTGCATCGGTCTGCGCCGAGTGCGGCACGACACCGGAGACCATGCCGCGGGTCGAGACGATGGGCACCGCGGCGGGCCAGGTCCGCGACACCGAGGCGGTGCTGGGCGCCGGGGCCGTCGACGCAGTGTGCGAACAACTCGTCGCGGGCGCCGACGAGGACGGCGACGTACTCGTGATGTGCGGCACGACCCTGATCGTGTGGGTGACCGTCGGCGAGTTCCGTGAGGTTCCCGGCCTGTGGACGCTGCCGCATCCGCGGTCCGGCAAGTTCCAGATCGGCGGCCCGAGCAACGCGGGTGGCCTCTTCCTCGGCTGGGTCGACCGCCTCGTCGCTGACGGTGGTGAGATCGAGCCCGGACGTGTGCCGGTGTGGTCACCGTATCTGCGTGGCGAACGCGTTCCGCTGCACGATCCGGATCGCCGCGGCGTGCTCGACGGGTTGAACCTCACCCACGACGGTGCGTCAGTGCGGCGGGCAGCCTTCGAGGCCTCGGGATTCGTTGTGCGGCAACTGATCGAGATGAGCGGTATGCGGGCGTCACGCGTCGTTGCCACCGGGGGCGGTACGCGGGTCGCGCCGTGGATGCAGGCCATCGCGGACGCGACGGGGCTACCCGTGAGCGTGTCGGGGGTCGCCGAAGGAGCGGCGCTCGGTGCGGCGTTTCTGGGACGAGTGGCACTGGGGTTGGAATCGTCGGTCACCGACGCGGCGCGGTGGGCAACGGTCGAAAGGGTCGTCGAGCCCGATCCAGCCTGGCGAGCGGCGGTCGACGACCGTTACGGCAGGTTCTGCGAACTGACTCAACGCGACGATTAG
- a CDS encoding NAD(P)-dependent oxidoreductase, which produces MDRLRALVTAPLRGAGFDKLRQLADVAYDPWIEQRPLRIYSAEQLAQRVSDEHADILVVESDSVIGPVFDLPLRAIASTRGDPNNVDIAGATAAGIPVLYTPGRNADAVAEMALALLFATTRHVLGADADVRAGEVFRDGTIPYQRFRAWEIAGRTAGLVGLGAVARALRWRLEGLGVTVIAYDPYNDEAHHSLDDLLAEADIVSLHAPVTDDTVGMIGADQFARMRDGAVFLNTARSQLHDTDALVDALRSGKVAAAGLDHFVGEILPADHPLTGMPNVVLTPHIGGATWNTEARQAQLVADGLEALLCGRAPAHIVNPEVLT; this is translated from the coding sequence GTGGACAGACTTCGCGCCCTCGTGACGGCGCCGCTGCGCGGTGCGGGCTTCGACAAGCTGCGTCAGCTGGCCGACGTCGCCTACGACCCGTGGATCGAGCAACGCCCGCTGCGGATCTATTCCGCCGAGCAACTGGCCCAGCGTGTATCCGACGAGCACGCGGATATCCTTGTGGTGGAGAGTGATTCGGTTATAGGCCCGGTGTTCGACCTGCCCTTGCGTGCGATCGCATCCACCCGTGGTGACCCCAACAATGTCGATATCGCCGGAGCGACCGCGGCGGGAATTCCGGTGCTGTACACGCCCGGCCGCAACGCCGACGCCGTCGCGGAGATGGCGCTCGCGCTGCTGTTCGCGACCACCCGCCACGTGTTGGGCGCCGACGCGGATGTCCGTGCCGGGGAGGTTTTCCGCGACGGCACCATTCCCTACCAACGGTTTCGGGCGTGGGAGATCGCGGGGCGGACGGCCGGTTTGGTGGGCCTCGGCGCGGTGGCGCGCGCACTGCGGTGGCGGCTGGAGGGGCTCGGCGTGACGGTCATCGCCTACGACCCGTACAACGATGAAGCCCACCATAGCCTCGACGACCTGCTCGCCGAGGCCGACATCGTCTCGCTGCATGCGCCGGTCACCGACGACACCGTGGGCATGATCGGCGCCGATCAGTTCGCGAGGATGCGTGACGGTGCGGTGTTCCTCAATACCGCGCGGTCGCAGCTGCATGACACCGACGCCCTGGTCGACGCTCTGCGCAGCGGCAAGGTCGCAGCCGCCGGACTGGATCACTTCGTCGGCGAGATCCTGCCGGCCGACCATCCCCTCACCGGGATGCCCAACGTCGTGCTGACGCCTCACATCGGCGGGGCCACGTGGAACACTGAGGCACGGCAGGCGCAGCTGGTCGCCGACGGCCTCGAGGCGCTGCTGTGCGGACGCGCGCCCGCACATATCGTCAACCCGGAGGTGCTGACGTGA
- a CDS encoding L-fuculose-phosphate aldolase: MRFVADPENAVLAAAKDMLRRGLVEGTAGNISARRKDGNIVITPSSVDYSAMTLDDLVLVDPDGGVLAAKDGRSPSTEMALHLACYRAFDDIGSVIHSHPVWATMFAVAHQPIPPAVDEFAVYCGGDIRCADYAASGTPEVGHNAVKALEGRAAALIANHGLVAVGPRPDKVLHVTALVERTAQIVWGARALGGPVPIPDEVNTNFAAVYGYLRQNPM; the protein is encoded by the coding sequence GTGAGATTCGTCGCCGACCCCGAGAACGCGGTACTGGCCGCAGCCAAGGACATGCTGCGCCGCGGCCTGGTCGAGGGCACGGCGGGCAACATCTCAGCCAGGCGCAAGGACGGCAACATCGTCATCACCCCGTCGTCGGTGGACTACTCCGCCATGACTCTCGACGACCTCGTTCTCGTCGACCCGGACGGCGGTGTGCTGGCCGCCAAGGACGGCCGGAGCCCGTCGACGGAGATGGCGCTGCACCTGGCGTGCTATCGCGCGTTCGACGACATCGGCAGTGTGATCCACAGTCATCCGGTGTGGGCCACCATGTTTGCCGTCGCACATCAGCCGATTCCCCCCGCCGTCGACGAGTTCGCCGTCTACTGCGGTGGCGACATCCGGTGTGCGGACTATGCGGCATCGGGAACGCCAGAGGTCGGCCACAACGCCGTGAAAGCGTTGGAGGGCAGGGCCGCTGCGCTGATCGCCAATCACGGTTTGGTGGCCGTCGGCCCGCGACCCGACAAGGTGCTGCACGTCACCGCACTGGTCGAGCGGACAGCCCAGATCGTCTGGGGCGCAAGAGCTCTTGGTGGACCGGTGCCGATCCCCGACGAGGTCAACACGAACTTCGCCGCCGTGTACGGCTATCTGCGCCAGAATCCCATGTGA
- the sppA gene encoding signal peptide peptidase SppA produces MFAFLPGIPGIDDLRALGRRVDTARHHGVPDGCVLELDLMSPPQETSGFDPIAMITGGSRTLVLREAVDAIHRAADDPRVAGLIARVQLPAAAAGPVQELRAAISAFSDVKPSVAWAETYPGTLSYYLASAFREVWMQSSGTVGLIGFATNATFLRDALDKAGIEAQFVARGEYKSFANVFTQDSYTDSHREADRRLIESLHAQVWQAVAESRRLDPAEVDALADKAPLLRDDAVTGRLIDRIGFRDEAYARIAELVGAPGISPETGDADSGDAPPRLYLSRYAKATASRPSPPIPAVPGRKKKPTIAVVTLHGPIVSGRGGPQVLPFGNSSAGGDTIAAALREAAANDSVSAIVLRVDSPGGAITGSETIWREVVRIRNTGKPVVASMGAVAASGGYYAAMAADAIVANPGTITGSIGVVTGKLVARELKDRLGVRSDSVRTNANADAWSINKPFTDEQRAHVEAEADLFYTDFVERVAAGRKMAVEEVDAVARGRVWTGADAHEHGLVDELGGLRTAIRRAKVLAGLDPDDDVRLVSYPGSSFMDFLHPKPSSAPTAASLPEALAVLVGRSVAGVIGQAERSMSGVSALWLGDSLF; encoded by the coding sequence ATGTTCGCATTTCTGCCAGGCATCCCGGGCATTGACGACCTTCGCGCGCTCGGCAGGCGGGTCGACACCGCCCGGCATCACGGTGTCCCCGACGGATGCGTGCTCGAACTCGACCTGATGTCGCCGCCGCAGGAAACGAGTGGCTTCGACCCGATCGCGATGATCACCGGCGGCAGCCGGACGTTGGTGCTGCGCGAGGCCGTCGACGCCATTCACCGCGCCGCGGACGACCCGCGGGTGGCGGGCCTGATCGCCCGCGTTCAACTTCCCGCCGCCGCGGCCGGACCCGTCCAGGAACTGCGCGCGGCCATCTCCGCGTTCAGCGACGTCAAGCCGTCGGTCGCCTGGGCCGAGACCTACCCGGGCACGCTGTCGTACTACCTCGCGTCGGCGTTTCGCGAAGTGTGGATGCAGTCCTCGGGCACCGTCGGACTGATCGGCTTCGCGACCAACGCGACGTTCCTACGCGACGCGCTCGACAAGGCGGGTATCGAGGCGCAGTTCGTCGCGCGCGGCGAATACAAGTCCTTCGCAAACGTTTTCACACAGGACAGCTACACCGATTCGCACCGTGAGGCCGATCGCCGACTGATCGAAAGCCTGCACGCCCAGGTCTGGCAGGCGGTCGCGGAGTCCCGCCGCCTCGACCCGGCGGAGGTCGACGCGCTCGCCGACAAGGCGCCGCTGCTGCGCGACGACGCCGTCACCGGCCGATTGATCGACCGAATCGGATTCCGCGACGAGGCCTATGCCCGCATCGCCGAACTCGTTGGCGCGCCGGGCATCTCGCCGGAAACCGGCGACGCGGATTCCGGGGATGCGCCGCCGCGGCTGTACCTGTCGCGGTACGCGAAGGCCACCGCCTCGCGGCCGTCACCACCCATCCCTGCGGTGCCCGGCCGTAAGAAGAAGCCGACGATCGCTGTCGTCACCCTGCACGGCCCGATCGTCAGCGGCCGCGGGGGCCCGCAGGTGCTGCCGTTCGGCAATTCGAGCGCCGGCGGCGACACCATCGCAGCAGCACTGCGCGAGGCCGCAGCCAACGATTCCGTCTCCGCGATCGTGTTGCGCGTGGACAGCCCCGGCGGAGCGATCACCGGTTCGGAAACCATATGGCGCGAGGTGGTCCGGATCCGGAACACCGGAAAGCCCGTCGTCGCGTCGATGGGCGCCGTCGCAGCTTCCGGCGGCTACTACGCAGCGATGGCAGCCGACGCGATTGTGGCCAACCCGGGCACCATCACCGGCTCGATCGGCGTCGTCACCGGCAAGCTGGTCGCCCGTGAGCTCAAGGACCGGCTCGGCGTCCGCTCGGATTCGGTGCGCACCAACGCCAATGCCGACGCCTGGTCGATCAACAAGCCGTTCACCGACGAGCAGCGCGCGCACGTCGAGGCGGAGGCCGACCTGTTCTACACCGACTTCGTCGAGCGGGTCGCCGCGGGGCGCAAGATGGCCGTCGAAGAGGTCGATGCGGTCGCGCGCGGCCGAGTGTGGACGGGCGCCGACGCCCACGAGCACGGACTGGTCGACGAACTCGGCGGGCTTCGCACCGCGATCAGGCGCGCCAAGGTGCTGGCCGGTCTCGACCCCGACGACGACGTCCGGCTGGTGAGCTATCCCGGCTCGTCGTTCATGGATTTTCTGCACCCCAAGCCGTCGTCGGCGCCCACGGCCGCATCGCTTCCCGAGGCGCTCGCCGTGCTCGTGGGCCGCTCCGTGGCCGGGGTCATCGGCCAGGCGGAGCGGTCGATGAGTGGCGTCAGCGCCCTCTGGCTGGGCGACTCTCTCTTCTGA
- a CDS encoding DUF732 domain-containing protein, with amino-acid sequence MTTLRRVFTIAMVAVGIAVFGAATAQAQDSDEQFEKAVNSLGITAGDDTDLAGLGRNVCNTLAVEMARNPNPAPLVRNLVASLQNANLSRAQAVGFMRVSVAVYCPQFTGIMPG; translated from the coding sequence ATGACTACTCTCCGTCGCGTCTTCACCATCGCGATGGTCGCCGTTGGTATCGCCGTGTTCGGCGCTGCGACTGCGCAGGCACAAGACTCCGACGAGCAATTCGAGAAGGCGGTCAACTCGCTCGGCATCACCGCGGGTGACGACACGGACCTCGCGGGGCTGGGGCGCAATGTGTGCAACACGCTGGCCGTCGAGATGGCGCGTAACCCCAACCCGGCGCCGCTGGTGCGAAACCTCGTCGCGTCGTTGCAGAACGCCAACCTCAGTCGTGCGCAGGCAGTGGGCTTCATGAGGGTTTCGGTGGCCGTCTACTGCCCGCAGTTCACGGGGATAATGCCGGGCTGA
- the rplO gene encoding 50S ribosomal protein L15 produces the protein MTIKLHDLRPAPGSKTAKTRVGRGEGSKGKTAGRGTKGTKARKNVPAMFEGGQMPIHMRLPKLKGFRNRFRTEYEVVNVGDINKLFPKGGDVGVDELVASGAVRKNSLVKVLGDGKLTVKVNVTAHKFSGSAREKITAAGGSATEL, from the coding sequence ATGACTATCAAACTGCACGACCTGCGCCCGGCGCCGGGGTCGAAGACCGCGAAGACCCGAGTGGGCCGCGGTGAGGGCTCCAAGGGCAAGACCGCCGGTCGCGGCACCAAGGGCACCAAGGCACGCAAGAACGTCCCCGCGATGTTCGAGGGTGGCCAGATGCCCATCCACATGCGGCTGCCGAAGCTCAAGGGCTTCCGCAACCGGTTCCGCACCGAGTACGAGGTCGTCAACGTCGGCGACATCAACAAGCTGTTCCCCAAGGGCGGCGATGTGGGTGTCGACGAGCTGGTGGCATCGGGTGCGGTGCGCAAGAATTCGTTGGTCAAGGTGCTCGGCGACGGCAAGCTGACCGTCAAGGTCAACGTCACCGCGCACAAGTTCAGCGGAAGCGCACGCGAGAAGATCACCGCCGCGGGCGGATCCGCAACCGAGCTGTAG
- the rpmD gene encoding 50S ribosomal protein L30: protein MAELKITQVRSTIGARWKQRESLRTLGLRKIRQSVVREDNAQTRGLIKAVHHLVEVEEV, encoded by the coding sequence ATGGCAGAGCTCAAGATCACCCAGGTGCGCAGCACGATCGGTGCGCGCTGGAAGCAACGCGAGAGCCTGCGGACCCTCGGACTGCGCAAGATCCGGCAGTCGGTGGTCCGTGAGGACAACGCGCAGACCCGTGGACTCATCAAGGCCGTCCACCACCTCGTCGAAGTAGAAGAGGTCTGA
- the rpsE gene encoding 30S ribosomal protein S5 → MAEQAGAAPAQDNRGGGRGDRDGRGRRDDRGGRGGRDSGDKSNYIERVVAINRVSKVVKGGRRFSFTALVIVGDGKGMVGVGYGKAKEVPAAIAKGVEEARKGFFRVPLIGGTITHPVQGEAAAGVVMLRPASPGTGVIAGGAARAVLECAGVHDILAKSLGSDNAINVVHATVAALKLLQRPEEVAARRGLSIEDVAPAGMLRARREAEALAASAAREGTA, encoded by the coding sequence ATGGCCGAGCAGGCTGGCGCCGCTCCGGCGCAGGACAACCGCGGAGGCGGTCGAGGAGACCGCGACGGACGCGGTCGTCGCGACGACCGCGGCGGCCGTGGCGGCCGCGACAGCGGTGACAAGAGCAACTACATCGAGCGCGTCGTCGCGATCAACCGCGTCTCGAAGGTCGTCAAGGGTGGCCGGCGGTTCAGCTTCACCGCACTGGTCATCGTCGGCGACGGCAAGGGCATGGTCGGTGTCGGCTACGGGAAGGCCAAAGAGGTCCCGGCCGCCATCGCCAAGGGTGTCGAGGAAGCGCGCAAGGGCTTCTTCCGGGTCCCGCTGATCGGTGGGACGATCACCCATCCGGTGCAGGGCGAGGCGGCTGCAGGCGTCGTGATGCTGCGCCCGGCCAGCCCCGGTACCGGTGTGATCGCCGGCGGCGCCGCTCGCGCGGTGCTGGAATGCGCGGGCGTGCACGACATCCTGGCTAAGTCGCTGGGCAGCGACAACGCGATCAACGTGGTGCATGCCACGGTGGCCGCGCTCAAGCTGCTCCAGCGTCCGGAAGAGGTGGCGGCTCGGCGTGGGCTGTCCATCGAGGATGTGGCGCCGGCAGGCATGCTGCGGGCGCGGCGGGAGGCCGAGGCGCTCGCCGCGTCGGCTGCGCGTGAAGGAACGGCGTAA
- the rplR gene encoding 50S ribosomal protein L18, with protein sequence MATKTEASVHKPVGRNVSETRRVSRLRRHARLRKKISGTAEVPRLVVHRSSRHIHVQLVNDLNGTTVAAASSIEPDVRAIDGDKKAHSVRVGQLIAERAKAAGIDAVVFDRGGYTYGGRIAALADAAREGGLKF encoded by the coding sequence ATGGCTACGAAGACTGAGGCCTCGGTGCATAAGCCCGTGGGGCGCAACGTGTCCGAGACGCGGCGCGTCTCGCGACTGCGTCGGCACGCCCGGCTGCGCAAGAAGATCTCCGGCACGGCCGAGGTGCCGCGCCTGGTGGTCCACCGGTCGTCACGGCACATCCACGTGCAGCTGGTCAACGATCTCAACGGCACCACTGTGGCGGCCGCATCGTCGATCGAGCCGGACGTGCGCGCGATCGACGGCGACAAGAAGGCTCACAGCGTGCGGGTCGGTCAACTGATCGCCGAGCGCGCCAAGGCCGCAGGTATCGACGCGGTGGTGTTCGACCGCGGCGGCTACACCTACGGCGGACGCATCGCCGCACTGGCTGATGCGGCACGCGAAGGCGGACTGAAGTTCTGA
- the rplF gene encoding 50S ribosomal protein L6, whose protein sequence is MSRIGKQPVPVPAGVDVTIDGQNVSVKGPKGTLALAVAEPIKVSRDDDGAIVVARPDDERRSRSLHGLSRTLVANLVTGVTEGYTIKMEIFGVGYRVVAKGNNLEFALGYSHPVLITAPEGVTFAVESPTKFSISGIDKQKVGQVAANIRRLRKSDPYKGKGIRYEGEQIRRKVGKTGK, encoded by the coding sequence ATGTCGCGAATTGGAAAGCAGCCGGTCCCGGTTCCCGCCGGGGTCGACGTGACGATCGACGGCCAGAACGTGTCGGTCAAGGGTCCCAAGGGGACTCTTGCCCTCGCGGTGGCCGAGCCGATCAAGGTGTCGCGCGACGACGACGGCGCCATCGTGGTGGCCAGGCCTGACGACGAGCGCCGCAGCCGTTCGCTGCACGGGCTGTCGCGGACGCTGGTCGCCAACCTCGTCACCGGGGTCACCGAGGGTTACACCATCAAGATGGAGATCTTCGGCGTCGGTTACCGCGTGGTGGCCAAGGGCAACAACCTCGAGTTCGCCCTGGGCTACAGCCATCCGGTGCTGATCACCGCACCCGAGGGCGTGACGTTCGCGGTGGAGTCACCGACGAAGTTCTCGATCTCGGGCATCGACAAGCAGAAGGTCGGCCAGGTCGCGGCGAACATCCGCCGCCTGCGTAAGAGCGATCCCTACAAGGGCAAGGGCATTCGCTACGAGGGTGAGCAGATCCGCCGCAAGGTCGGAAAGACAGGTAAGTAG
- the rpsH gene encoding 30S ribosomal protein S8: MTMTDPIADFLTRLRNANSAYHDEVTLPHSKIKANIAEILKREGYISDYRTEDARVGKSLVVQLKYGPSRERSIAGLRRVSKPGLRVYAKSTNLPRVLGGLGVAIISTSSGLKTDRQAAREGVGGEVLAYVW; this comes from the coding sequence ATGACCATGACGGATCCGATCGCAGACTTCTTGACACGTCTGCGCAACGCCAATTCGGCGTACCACGATGAGGTGACGCTGCCGCACAGCAAGATCAAGGCGAACATCGCCGAGATCCTCAAGCGCGAGGGCTACATCTCCGATTACCGCACCGAGGATGCTCGCGTCGGCAAGTCGCTTGTGGTGCAACTGAAGTACGGCCCGAGCCGTGAACGCAGCATCGCGGGACTGCGCCGGGTGAGCAAGCCCGGTCTGCGCGTCTACGCGAAGTCCACCAATCTGCCGCGCGTGCTCGGCGGTCTGGGCGTGGCGATCATCTCCACGTCGTCCGGTCTGAAGACCGACCGCCAGGCGGCCCGAGAAGGCGTGGGCGGCGAAGTCCTCGCGTACGTGTGGTGA
- a CDS encoding type Z 30S ribosomal protein S14, whose translation MAKKALVNKANKKPKFKVRAYTRCSKCGRPHAVYRKFGLCRICLREMAHAGELPGVQKSSW comes from the coding sequence ATGGCAAAGAAGGCTCTGGTCAACAAGGCCAATAAGAAGCCCAAGTTCAAGGTGCGCGCTTACACCAGGTGCAGCAAGTGCGGTCGCCCGCACGCGGTTTACCGCAAGTTCGGGCTTTGCCGTATCTGCCTACGCGAGATGGCACATGCCGGCGAACTGCCGGGTGTGCAGAAGTCCAGCTGGTAA
- the rplE gene encoding 50S ribosomal protein L5 gives MTTAEKTLPRLKQRYREEIKDALQKEFGYANVMQIPGVVKVVVNMGVGDAARDAKLINGAVNDLALITGQKPEIRKARKSIAQFKLREGMPIGARVTLRGDRMWEFLDRLISIALPRIRDFRGLSPKQFDGTGNYTFGLTEQSVFHEIDVDSIDRPRGMDITVVTSATNDDEGRALLRALGFPFKEN, from the coding sequence ATGACCACCGCTGAAAAGACCCTCCCGCGCCTCAAGCAGCGCTACCGCGAGGAAATCAAGGACGCGCTGCAAAAGGAATTCGGCTACGCCAACGTCATGCAGATCCCGGGCGTGGTGAAGGTTGTCGTCAACATGGGTGTCGGTGACGCCGCCCGTGACGCCAAGCTGATCAACGGCGCGGTCAACGACCTGGCGCTGATCACCGGCCAGAAGCCCGAGATCCGCAAGGCCCGCAAGTCCATCGCACAGTTCAAGCTGCGCGAGGGCATGCCGATCGGTGCGCGCGTGACGCTGCGCGGCGACCGGATGTGGGAGTTCCTGGACCGCCTCATCTCGATCGCGCTGCCGCGTATCCGCGATTTCCGCGGGCTCTCGCCCAAGCAGTTCGACGGGACCGGCAACTACACCTTCGGGCTTACCGAGCAGTCGGTGTTCCACGAGATCGACGTGGACTCCATCGACCGGCCCCGTGGCATGGACATCACCGTCGTCACCTCGGCGACGAACGACGACGAAGGACGAGCGCTGTTGCGGGCGCTGGGCTTTCCGTTCAAGGAGAACTGA
- the rplX gene encoding 50S ribosomal protein L24, translated as MKVKKGDTVLVISGKDKGAKGKVLQAYPSRDKVLVEGVNRIKKHTAISRNERGAQSGGIVTQEAAIHVSNVMVVDSDGKPTRIAYRIDEETGKKVRIAKTNGKDI; from the coding sequence ATGAAGGTCAAGAAGGGCGACACCGTCCTGGTCATCTCCGGGAAGGACAAGGGCGCCAAGGGCAAGGTGCTGCAGGCGTATCCGAGCAGGGACAAGGTTCTCGTCGAGGGCGTCAACCGGATCAAGAAGCACACCGCGATCTCGCGCAACGAGCGCGGCGCGCAGTCCGGCGGCATCGTCACGCAGGAGGCTGCCATCCATGTCAGCAACGTGATGGTCGTCGACTCCGATGGCAAGCCCACCCGCATCGCGTACCGCATCGACGAAGAGACCGGCAAGAAGGTCCGCATCGCCAAGACCAACGGCAAGGACATCTGA
- the rplN gene encoding 50S ribosomal protein L14, whose product MIQQESRLKVADNTGAKEILCIRVLGGSGRRYAGIGDIIVATVKDAIPGGNVKRGEVVKAVIVRTVKERRRADGSYIKFDENAAVIIKADNDPRGTRIFGPVGRELREKRFMKIVSLAPEVL is encoded by the coding sequence GTGATTCAGCAGGAATCGCGGCTGAAGGTCGCCGACAACACGGGTGCCAAGGAGATCTTGTGCATCCGCGTGCTCGGTGGCTCCGGCCGGCGCTACGCCGGCATCGGCGACATCATCGTGGCGACCGTCAAGGACGCCATCCCGGGCGGCAACGTCAAGCGTGGCGAGGTGGTCAAGGCCGTCATCGTGCGCACCGTGAAGGAGCGCCGCCGAGCCGACGGCAGCTACATCAAGTTCGACGAGAACGCCGCCGTCATCATCAAGGCCGACAACGACCCCCGCGGTACCCGCATCTTCGGGCCGGTCGGTCGTGAACTGCGCGAGAAGCGCTTCATGAAGATCGTTTCGCTTGCTCCGGAGGTGCTGTAG
- a CDS encoding formylglycine-generating enzyme family protein, which yields MLTELVELPGGTFRMGSTQFYPEEAPAHNATVVAIAVERHPVTNAQFAEFVDATGYLTVAEQPIDPALYPGAAPEDLVPGALVFRPTSGPVDLRDWRQWWTWQPGANWRRPFGPDGWKFEDHLDHPVVQIAYPDAAAYARWAGRRLPTEAEWEYAARAGATTTYPWGDDVAPGGRLMANTWQGRFPYLNNGALGWVGTSPVGTFPANAFGLLDMIGNVWEWTTTEFSGHHRLDGGKGANGSGGSGGCCTPTMTPDPSVNQTLKGGSHLCAPEYCHRYRAAARSPQSQDSATTHIGFRCVVGL from the coding sequence ATGCTCACCGAGCTCGTTGAGCTGCCCGGCGGCACGTTTCGGATGGGTTCGACGCAGTTCTATCCGGAAGAGGCGCCCGCCCACAACGCGACCGTGGTCGCGATCGCCGTTGAACGTCATCCGGTGACCAACGCTCAGTTCGCCGAATTCGTCGACGCCACCGGATATCTCACCGTCGCCGAGCAGCCGATCGACCCTGCGCTGTATCCAGGTGCGGCACCGGAGGATCTGGTGCCCGGTGCGCTCGTGTTCCGGCCGACGAGCGGACCGGTCGACCTGCGGGACTGGCGTCAGTGGTGGACGTGGCAGCCGGGGGCCAACTGGCGGCGGCCTTTCGGTCCCGACGGCTGGAAGTTCGAGGACCACCTCGATCATCCGGTCGTGCAGATCGCGTATCCCGATGCGGCGGCGTACGCACGGTGGGCGGGTCGGCGGCTGCCGACGGAAGCCGAATGGGAGTACGCCGCGCGGGCGGGTGCCACCACCACCTATCCGTGGGGGGACGACGTCGCCCCGGGCGGCAGGCTGATGGCCAACACGTGGCAGGGCCGCTTCCCGTACCTCAACAACGGAGCCCTCGGCTGGGTCGGCACGTCGCCCGTCGGCACCTTCCCGGCGAATGCGTTCGGCCTGCTCGACATGATCGGCAATGTGTGGGAGTGGACGACCACGGAGTTCTCGGGGCACCACCGGCTCGACGGCGGCAAGGGCGCTAACGGCTCTGGGGGCTCTGGGGGTTGCTGCACCCCGACCATGACGCCCGACCCCTCGGTGAATCAGACCCTCAAGGGCGGATCGCACCTGTGTGCGCCCGAGTACTGCCACCGGTACCGGGCCGCGGCGCGTTCACCCCAGTCCCAGGACAGCGCGACCACCCACATCGGGTTCCGCTGTGTGGTCGGCCTCTAG